A genomic window from Streptomyces sp. NBC_00234 includes:
- a CDS encoding APC family permease, with translation MAEAEDLARPAPPASLKPNAIGFVDALVIGLNATSPAYSVAAVIGPIVALVGVYAPGVLFASFVPMLFIASAFYYLNKVDQDCGTTFSWVTRAMGPWTGWLGGWAIAMTGVLVIGSLADVAVSFGLLAFGLDSWAENEFVRQLLAVLLILVMTGLCVIGTELSAKVQNVLILAQVAFLLVFVIVALYRVYAGTTSFDSVKPSAEWLNPFGAGGAALTSGLLLGVFVYWGWESAVNLTEEVEDSASAPGRAGVWSTVILLVTYLSVGFAVVAFAGTTYLADNAQEEEFIFALLAGEVMGGWDWVVLLAVSTSALASTQTTIIPASRTALSMARRHALPTQFARINPRFRTPDVSTWWVAGIAIAWYVVVNQISENALFDSLTALSLLIAFYYALTGVACAVYYRRHLTESVRNFVLIGLGPLVGAGLLTWLLVRSVMDMSDPANSYSGTSWFGLGPPLVIGICISIAGVVLMVVWRLRSAVFWTERRSVVDPDLVHGKES, from the coding sequence ATGGCAGAGGCAGAGGACCTTGCCCGACCGGCACCGCCGGCGAGCTTGAAGCCGAACGCGATCGGCTTCGTCGACGCGCTGGTCATCGGATTGAACGCCACGTCCCCGGCCTACTCGGTGGCGGCCGTCATCGGTCCCATCGTGGCCCTCGTCGGCGTTTACGCCCCAGGAGTGCTCTTCGCCTCGTTCGTGCCGATGCTGTTCATCGCCTCCGCGTTCTACTACCTGAACAAGGTCGATCAGGACTGCGGCACGACCTTCTCCTGGGTCACACGGGCGATGGGCCCGTGGACCGGGTGGCTCGGCGGCTGGGCCATCGCGATGACCGGAGTTCTGGTGATCGGGTCTCTGGCGGATGTCGCCGTCAGTTTCGGCCTGCTGGCCTTCGGTCTCGACAGCTGGGCGGAGAACGAGTTCGTGCGCCAGCTTCTCGCCGTGCTCCTGATCCTCGTGATGACGGGCCTCTGCGTCATCGGGACGGAGCTGTCGGCCAAGGTGCAGAACGTTCTCATCCTGGCGCAGGTCGCCTTCCTGCTGGTCTTCGTGATCGTGGCGCTCTACCGCGTCTACGCCGGTACGACGTCGTTCGACTCCGTCAAACCCTCGGCCGAGTGGCTCAACCCCTTCGGGGCGGGCGGCGCCGCCCTCACGAGCGGGCTGCTGCTGGGCGTCTTCGTCTACTGGGGCTGGGAGTCGGCCGTCAATCTCACCGAAGAGGTCGAGGACTCCGCCAGCGCTCCCGGCAGGGCCGGTGTGTGGTCGACCGTCATTCTGCTGGTGACCTACCTGTCCGTCGGCTTCGCGGTCGTCGCCTTCGCCGGGACCACGTACCTGGCCGACAACGCCCAGGAGGAGGAGTTCATCTTCGCCCTCCTCGCGGGTGAGGTGATGGGCGGCTGGGACTGGGTCGTGCTGCTCGCGGTCTCGACCTCCGCGCTGGCCTCGACCCAGACCACCATCATCCCGGCGTCGCGCACGGCGCTGTCGATGGCTCGCCGTCACGCGCTGCCGACGCAGTTCGCGCGCATCAACCCGCGGTTCCGGACCCCCGACGTGAGCACGTGGTGGGTGGCCGGCATCGCCATCGCCTGGTACGTCGTCGTGAACCAGATCAGTGAGAACGCCCTCTTCGACTCGCTGACGGCGCTGTCCCTGCTCATCGCCTTCTACTACGCGCTCACCGGTGTGGCCTGCGCGGTCTACTACCGCCGCCATCTGACCGAGAGCGTGCGCAACTTCGTCCTCATCGGTCTCGGCCCGCTGGTCGGCGCCGGGCTGCTGACCTGGCTGCTCGTACGGTCGGTGATGGACATGTCCGACCCGGCGAACTCCTACAGCGGAACCTCGTGGTTCGGTCTCGGCCCGCCGCTCGTCATCGGCATCTGCATCAGCATCGCCGGTGTGGTGCTCATGGTCGTGTGGCGGCTGCGGTCCGCGGTCTTCTGGACCGAGCGTCGGAGTGTGGTCGATCCCGACCTCGTGCACGGCAAGGAGTCCTGA
- a CDS encoding saccharopine dehydrogenase family protein has protein sequence MRVLLVGAGGVGTAITRIAARRQFFEHMTVADYDVGRAQSAVVALGDDGHRFTAARLDASDPAAVRAALAEHRCDVLLNATDPRFVLPLFEAALAHGAHYLDMAMSLSRPHPSRPYEECGVKLGDAQFERAAAWEAAGRLALVGMGVEPGLSDVFARYASDELFDEIEEIGIRDGADLVVEGYEFAPSFSIWTTIEECLNPPVVYEEGRGWFTTAPFSEPEVFDFPEGIGPVECVNVEHEEVLLVPRWLKARRVTFKYGLGDEFIGVLRTLHKLGLDRTDPVHVNSGSGRVAVSPRDVVAACLPDPAGLGERMHGKTCAGTWVKGVKDGRPREVYLYHVVDNQWSMREYGSQAVVWQTAINPVAALELMACGTWSGSGVLGPEAMPPRPFLDLLTEYGAPWGMREQ, from the coding sequence ATGCGTGTCCTCTTGGTCGGAGCGGGAGGCGTGGGCACGGCGATCACCAGGATCGCCGCCCGTCGGCAGTTCTTCGAACACATGACGGTCGCCGACTACGACGTCGGTCGGGCGCAGAGTGCTGTCGTGGCTCTCGGGGACGACGGGCACCGGTTCACCGCCGCTCGTCTGGACGCCTCGGACCCGGCGGCCGTACGGGCCGCCCTCGCGGAACACCGCTGCGACGTACTGCTCAACGCCACCGACCCCCGTTTCGTACTGCCCCTGTTCGAGGCTGCTCTGGCCCACGGCGCGCACTATCTCGACATGGCGATGTCCCTGTCCCGGCCGCACCCGTCCCGTCCGTACGAGGAATGCGGAGTCAAGCTCGGGGACGCGCAGTTCGAACGGGCCGCCGCATGGGAGGCGGCGGGCCGCCTCGCGCTCGTGGGTATGGGGGTGGAGCCCGGCCTCTCGGACGTGTTCGCCCGGTACGCCTCCGACGAACTCTTCGACGAGATCGAGGAGATCGGCATCCGCGACGGCGCCGATCTGGTGGTGGAGGGCTACGAGTTCGCCCCGTCCTTCAGCATTTGGACGACCATCGAGGAGTGCCTGAACCCACCGGTCGTGTACGAGGAGGGACGGGGCTGGTTCACCACCGCACCCTTCAGCGAGCCGGAGGTCTTCGACTTCCCCGAAGGCATCGGGCCGGTGGAGTGCGTCAACGTCGAGCACGAGGAAGTGCTTCTGGTGCCTCGATGGCTGAAGGCCCGGCGGGTCACGTTCAAGTACGGTCTCGGCGACGAGTTCATCGGGGTGCTCCGTACGCTCCACAAGCTGGGCCTCGACCGGACGGACCCCGTCCATGTGAACAGCGGGTCGGGCCGGGTCGCGGTCTCCCCCCGCGACGTCGTCGCCGCCTGTCTGCCCGACCCGGCGGGACTCGGCGAGCGGATGCACGGGAAGACGTGCGCGGGCACCTGGGTGAAGGGTGTCAAGGACGGCAGGCCGAGAGAGGTCTACCTGTACCACGTGGTCGACAACCAGTGGTCCATGCGGGAGTACGGCTCCCAGGCCGTCGTCTGGCAGACGGCGATCAACCCCGTCGCCGCCCTCGAACTCATGGCGTGCGGCACCTGGAGCGGCAGCGGAGTGCTGGGCCCCGAGGCCATGCCGCCGCGGCCGTTCCTCGATCTGCTGACGGAGTACGGCGCACCGTGGGGCATGCGCGAGCAGTGA
- a CDS encoding dienelactone hydrolase family protein, with translation MPTKTLLIPTADGQADAFAAFPDDGERHPGVLLYMDAFGVRPVLREMARELAGHGYYVLVPNVYYRHGPTPVIDLPEHIDKEARPGLFAQLMPLFEAHTPERALRDADAYLAFLTSQPEVGAGPVGAIGYCMGAVLAVRTAAAHPDQVAAVAGFHPSPLVTEAPDSPHRVLPKLAARVHLGLAEGDMTPESLSELTQALHAAGVDHTSEVYPGTVHGFTMADTDALNPAALQHHWDRLLALLGSALANG, from the coding sequence ATGCCCACCAAGACGCTGCTGATTCCCACCGCGGACGGCCAGGCCGACGCTTTCGCCGCCTTCCCCGATGACGGCGAGCGGCACCCGGGGGTGCTGCTGTACATGGACGCCTTCGGCGTGCGACCGGTGCTGCGGGAGATGGCCCGCGAACTGGCCGGGCACGGGTACTACGTACTCGTCCCGAACGTCTACTACCGCCACGGCCCGACACCGGTGATCGACCTTCCCGAGCACATCGACAAGGAGGCCCGGCCCGGGCTCTTCGCCCAGCTGATGCCGTTGTTCGAGGCGCACACCCCCGAACGTGCTCTGCGTGACGCCGACGCGTACCTCGCGTTCCTCACGTCCCAGCCCGAGGTCGGCGCCGGGCCGGTGGGCGCGATCGGCTACTGCATGGGCGCCGTCCTGGCCGTGCGTACCGCAGCGGCCCACCCCGACCAGGTGGCCGCCGTCGCCGGGTTCCATCCCTCCCCCCTGGTCACCGAAGCGCCCGACAGCCCGCACCGCGTCCTCCCCAAGCTCGCCGCCCGGGTCCACCTCGGCCTCGCCGAAGGCGACATGACACCCGAGTCCCTCAGCGAGCTCACCCAGGCCCTGCACGCCGCGGGTGTCGACCACACCTCCGAGGTCTACCCCGGCACCGTCCACGGCTTCACCATGGCCGACACCGACGCTCTCAACCCCGCGGCGCTGCAGCACCACTGGGACCGTCTGCTCGCCCTCCTCGGCAGCGCCCTGGCCAACGGCTGA
- the thpR gene encoding RNA 2',3'-cyclic phosphodiesterase, with translation MNEKIQPATVRVFIALAPPDDAKEELAQELRPAYDTHPDMRWNRIEDWHITLAFLGELPVETVPLLRPPLAGLAANHQPLCLALRGGGHFDDRVLWSGIDGDLDELHRLAADVRTAVRGCGVAFEDRPLRPHLTLARARRGDRSSAAEIAEGLAGFTGRRWPTERLHLVASNDGRGRGPIHYRDIAAWGLGNGICTES, from the coding sequence GTGAACGAAAAGATCCAGCCCGCGACCGTTCGCGTGTTCATCGCCCTCGCCCCACCCGACGACGCGAAGGAAGAACTGGCCCAGGAGCTTCGCCCCGCCTATGACACACATCCGGACATGCGGTGGAACCGCATCGAGGACTGGCACATCACCCTGGCATTCCTCGGGGAGCTGCCGGTCGAGACCGTTCCGCTCCTGCGCCCGCCTCTTGCCGGCCTCGCAGCGAACCACCAGCCCCTCTGTCTGGCGCTGCGCGGCGGCGGACACTTCGACGACCGGGTGCTGTGGAGCGGAATCGACGGAGACCTCGACGAGCTGCACAGGCTGGCCGCCGATGTACGTACCGCGGTCAGAGGCTGCGGTGTCGCCTTCGAGGATCGGCCCCTGCGCCCCCATCTGACCCTGGCCCGCGCCCGTCGAGGGGATCGCTCCTCCGCGGCAGAAATCGCCGAAGGGCTCGCCGGATTCACCGGCCGTCGTTGGCCCACCGAACGTCTGCACCTGGTCGCCAGCAACGACGGCCGGGGCCGTGGACCGATCCACTACCGCGACATCGCGGCCTGGGGCCTCGGCAACGGGATCTGCACCGAGTCCTGA
- a CDS encoding iron ABC transporter permease, with the protein MAVTATTPVTRPPAATPPTSRAAAAAVTAALVLLVAGLALADITQGTASVGAPEVWKALTGRADPADASVVIASRLPRMTAGLLVGAVLAMAGAALQQISRNVLASPDTLAVNAGSYLALGLTTVTGLSLPLFASSGIAFAGGLAAAAVVLGLSGLGTATVRLVLAGSALTLGLTAVTEGLLLLFPRQTEGLYQWNQGSISQNGFDGVLQMAPIALAALLGLLLLSRRIDTLALGEDAARGLGVPVRATRITGVALAALLSATAVTLAGPIGFVGLCAPALVRPLARRVRALTRSRASLPLTGLTGAALVLGSDVLLRALVPADIAVAVPTGVATSLVGAVFLIVMATRVKDTTQPPETDRVRIRSTAVHLTTTAILVAVLIATTVAGVLLGDTKLLLGDVTNWAQGSAGRTITFILDTRTPRVLAALLAGAALALAGTLVQAVTRNPLAEPGILGVSGGAALGAVLLLTTLPTAGSWTIAGAAFAGATISSLIVFGLAARNGYQQNRLVLVGFGVATGTGALISLLIVLTDPFNATKALTWLSGSTYGRTLPDVLPLAAVLAAATLFALLRRTELDLISTDEDTPRLLGLNLSRARLAFLVLSVLLTATAVAAAGTIGFVGLIAPHAARALIGRRHTRVLPTAMLLGAILVTTADLLGRTLIAPAQLGAGLMTAIIGTPYFLYLLTRTRTRT; encoded by the coding sequence ATGGCCGTCACCGCAACCACCCCCGTCACCCGTCCGCCGGCGGCCACGCCTCCCACGTCCCGGGCGGCCGCGGCCGCGGTGACGGCCGCCCTCGTCCTGCTCGTCGCGGGCCTCGCTCTCGCCGACATCACCCAAGGCACCGCCTCCGTCGGCGCACCCGAGGTCTGGAAAGCCCTGACCGGCCGCGCCGATCCCGCCGACGCGTCCGTCGTCATCGCCTCCCGCCTGCCCAGGATGACCGCCGGACTCCTCGTCGGCGCCGTCCTGGCCATGGCAGGCGCCGCCCTGCAGCAGATCAGCCGCAACGTACTCGCCTCACCCGACACCCTCGCGGTCAACGCCGGCTCCTACCTGGCCCTCGGCCTGACCACCGTCACCGGCCTCTCCCTCCCCCTGTTCGCCTCCTCCGGCATCGCCTTCGCCGGCGGCCTCGCAGCCGCGGCCGTCGTACTGGGTCTCTCCGGCCTGGGTACCGCCACCGTCCGTCTCGTCCTCGCCGGCAGCGCCCTCACCCTCGGCCTCACCGCCGTCACCGAAGGACTGCTCCTGCTCTTCCCCCGGCAGACCGAGGGCCTCTATCAGTGGAACCAGGGCAGCATCTCCCAGAACGGCTTCGACGGCGTCCTCCAGATGGCGCCCATCGCCCTCGCCGCACTCCTGGGACTGCTCCTCCTCTCCCGCCGGATCGACACACTGGCACTGGGTGAAGACGCCGCCCGCGGCCTCGGCGTCCCCGTGCGCGCCACCCGCATCACCGGTGTCGCACTCGCCGCACTCCTGTCCGCCACAGCCGTCACGCTCGCCGGCCCCATCGGCTTCGTCGGTCTGTGCGCCCCCGCTCTCGTACGTCCCCTCGCCCGCAGAGTCCGCGCCCTCACCCGGAGCCGTGCGAGCCTCCCCCTCACGGGCCTCACCGGCGCAGCGCTCGTCCTCGGCTCCGACGTCCTGCTCCGCGCGCTCGTACCCGCCGACATCGCGGTCGCCGTCCCCACCGGTGTCGCCACCAGCCTCGTCGGCGCCGTGTTCCTCATCGTGATGGCCACACGCGTCAAAGACACCACGCAACCCCCCGAAACCGACCGCGTGCGCATCAGAAGCACCGCCGTCCACCTCACCACCACAGCCATCCTGGTGGCCGTACTCATCGCCACCACCGTCGCCGGCGTCCTCCTCGGCGACACCAAACTCCTCCTCGGCGACGTCACGAACTGGGCCCAAGGCTCAGCGGGCCGCACCATCACGTTCATCCTGGACACCCGCACGCCGCGCGTCCTGGCCGCACTGCTCGCCGGAGCCGCTCTCGCCCTGGCCGGAACACTCGTCCAAGCCGTCACCCGCAACCCTCTCGCCGAACCCGGCATCCTCGGCGTCTCCGGCGGCGCCGCCCTCGGCGCCGTACTCCTCCTCACCACACTCCCCACCGCCGGCTCATGGACCATCGCCGGCGCCGCATTCGCGGGCGCCACGATCAGCTCCCTGATCGTCTTCGGACTCGCCGCACGCAACGGCTACCAACAGAACCGTCTCGTCCTCGTCGGATTCGGCGTCGCCACGGGGACGGGCGCACTCATCAGCCTCCTGATCGTCCTCACCGACCCGTTCAACGCCACGAAAGCCCTCACCTGGCTCTCCGGCTCCACCTACGGGCGGACCCTCCCCGACGTACTCCCCCTCGCGGCCGTACTCGCCGCCGCCACACTCTTCGCCCTGCTGCGCCGCACCGAACTCGACCTCATATCAACGGACGAGGACACCCCCAGGCTCCTCGGGCTCAACCTGAGCCGAGCCCGCCTCGCCTTCCTCGTACTCAGCGTCCTGCTCACCGCCACCGCTGTGGCAGCCGCCGGCACCATCGGCTTCGTCGGCCTCATCGCACCCCACGCGGCCCGAGCACTCATCGGTCGCCGACACACCCGCGTCCTGCCCACCGCCATGCTCCTCGGCGCCATCCTCGTCACCACCGCCGACCTCCTCGGGCGCACCCTCATCGCTCCCGCCCAACTCGGCGCCGGACTCATGACCGCCATCATCGGCACCCCCTACTTCCTCTACCTCCTCACCCGTACTCGCACCCGCACGTAG
- a CDS encoding SMI1/KNR4 family protein, producing the protein MTTDWIAEDRRMARGRRSDALGCPPTRQVVSPPPLSEAEVREAEAELGIAFPDQYRAYVLRESAGGAVNRLCRTAAGWGWQGDSRTNYDLLTTDFPHPDSYRAFEIELDAREPRTQDFPDHHAYRAAWEQWDAEYGVFQERMTSGAVFIQDNGCGFSTLLVVTGPHRGSLWFDGRATCDLILPLDLGGRPVSFVDWLARESMDLLGW; encoded by the coding sequence ATGACGACCGATTGGATAGCGGAGGACCGGCGCATGGCACGGGGGCGGCGCTCCGACGCTCTCGGCTGTCCGCCCACGAGGCAGGTCGTCTCCCCGCCGCCGCTGTCCGAAGCGGAGGTCCGCGAAGCGGAGGCGGAGCTGGGCATCGCGTTCCCGGACCAGTACCGAGCGTACGTGCTCCGGGAGAGCGCCGGCGGCGCGGTGAACCGCCTGTGCCGAACCGCGGCGGGCTGGGGCTGGCAGGGGGACTCCAGGACCAACTACGACCTGCTCACCACCGACTTCCCGCATCCCGACTCCTACCGCGCCTTCGAGATCGAGCTGGACGCGCGCGAGCCTCGGACGCAGGACTTCCCGGACCACCATGCCTACCGAGCGGCGTGGGAGCAGTGGGACGCCGAGTACGGGGTGTTCCAGGAGCGCATGACGTCCGGCGCTGTATTCATCCAGGACAACGGGTGTGGCTTCTCGACCCTGCTCGTCGTCACCGGTCCGCACCGGGGCTCGCTGTGGTTCGACGGCCGGGCCACCTGCGACCTGATCCTTCCTCTGGACCTGGGCGGTCGGCCCGTGTCGTTCGTGGACTGGCTCGCTCGGGAGTCCATGGATCTGCTCGGCTGGTGA
- a CDS encoding spore-associated protein codes for MGNMRNVAAVGALTTLLAATTAVFGATASAAPNVTPQGVCGSSYKTVNSVPVGSLGTVYLTYNSSNGKNCVATIRANPGTAKDMSTYIYVPDTDEYAGDSGYFTSYAGPAYVYGKGHCVSWGGNISNVYVSVENSNCAARKESRVTEIR; via the coding sequence ATGGGAAACATGCGTAATGTCGCGGCTGTCGGGGCGTTGACCACGCTGCTGGCGGCAACCACGGCCGTGTTCGGCGCGACTGCCTCCGCCGCACCCAACGTCACACCGCAGGGGGTCTGTGGCAGTTCCTACAAGACCGTGAACTCCGTGCCCGTCGGCTCGCTGGGCACCGTCTACCTGACGTACAACTCCTCGAACGGCAAGAACTGCGTCGCGACCATTCGCGCCAACCCGGGCACGGCCAAGGACATGTCCACGTACATCTACGTACCGGACACCGACGAGTACGCCGGGGACTCCGGGTACTTCACGTCGTACGCGGGGCCGGCCTACGTCTACGGCAAGGGCCACTGCGTGAGCTGGGGCGGCAATATCTCCAACGTCTACGTGTCGGTGGAGAACTCCAACTGCGCAGCGCGCAAGGAGAGCCGGGTCACCGAAATCCGCTGA
- a CDS encoding universal stress protein, producing the protein MSVVLGYDKSPGAARALRIAVEVAAAFDERLVLVYGAAPPGPAGEEYRSHYEAIRQAGHTGLEHALAAADEAGVPATVEVIDKNPAQALIDAAARHGARVIVVGTWGESPMRGALLGSTPHKLLHLSTVPVLCVPTEE; encoded by the coding sequence ATGTCGGTGGTCCTCGGGTACGACAAGTCCCCCGGAGCCGCACGCGCCCTGCGGATCGCGGTCGAGGTGGCCGCCGCGTTCGACGAGCGGCTCGTCCTGGTCTACGGAGCGGCGCCCCCCGGCCCCGCCGGCGAGGAGTACAGGTCCCACTACGAGGCCATCCGCCAGGCCGGGCATACGGGACTGGAGCACGCCCTCGCGGCGGCCGACGAGGCGGGCGTACCGGCCACCGTCGAGGTCATCGACAAGAATCCGGCACAGGCGCTGATCGACGCCGCCGCACGCCACGGGGCGAGGGTCATCGTCGTGGGCACCTGGGGCGAGAGCCCGATGCGCGGGGCCCTGCTCGGCTCCACCCCGCACAAGCTGCTGCATCTGTCGACGGTGCCGGTGCTCTGCGTCCCGACGGAGGAATGA
- a CDS encoding class I SAM-dependent methyltransferase — translation MTDLSYLAAVRESYDTVAADYAEFVKNPAELDPLSRAMLAAFAETVRVAGQGPVADLGCGPGKVTAYLAELGVPVFGIDLSPRMIALARQAYPGLSFRVGSMTELEVGDDELGGILVYYSAHHTPPEVLPVVFAELSRTLAPGGHLMLAGHVGEDEHVRPERAYGGHPVSYESHLVPAERIAALLGRAGLVVDAQLVQEPGNGTKRRVATFLASKPQRP, via the coding sequence GTGACTGACCTCTCTTACCTTGCCGCGGTCCGGGAGTCGTATGACACCGTTGCCGCCGACTATGCGGAATTCGTCAAGAACCCTGCGGAGTTGGATCCGTTGTCACGCGCGATGCTGGCGGCGTTCGCCGAGACGGTGCGCGTGGCGGGGCAGGGGCCGGTCGCGGATCTGGGGTGCGGGCCCGGCAAGGTCACGGCGTACCTGGCGGAGCTGGGGGTGCCCGTATTCGGGATCGACCTTTCTCCGAGGATGATCGCGCTGGCCCGGCAGGCGTATCCGGGGCTTTCCTTCAGAGTGGGGTCGATGACCGAGCTGGAGGTCGGGGACGACGAGCTCGGCGGCATCCTGGTCTATTACTCCGCCCATCACACGCCGCCGGAGGTGTTGCCGGTCGTGTTCGCGGAGTTGTCTCGCACGCTGGCGCCGGGCGGACACCTCATGCTGGCCGGCCATGTGGGAGAGGACGAGCACGTGCGCCCGGAGCGGGCGTACGGGGGGCATCCGGTGTCCTACGAGTCCCACTTGGTGCCGGCCGAGCGCATTGCTGCGCTGTTGGGCCGGGCCGGTCTTGTCGTCGACGCGCAGTTGGTGCAGGAGCCGGGCAACGGGACGAAGAGGAGGGTGGCGACCTTTCTCGCTTCGAAGCCACAACGGCCGTGA